In Arachis hypogaea cultivar Tifrunner chromosome 17, arahy.Tifrunner.gnm2.J5K5, whole genome shotgun sequence, a single window of DNA contains:
- the LOC112764382 gene encoding UDP-glycosyltransferase 71K2 has translation MDDTELKNKAKLIFIPSPGIGHLSSALEFAKLLINRYNHLSITILCIKLTTTSVSDSYIKSDLSSQSQIELINVPEIEPLPPELLLKAPLYYVLTFLQNLAPHVKETVQSILSSYPNSGSEPAVALVVDFVFASLIDVGRELSIPSYLYMPSNAGFLSLMLSLRNRRMEDVFNDSDPDILIPGISNLVPLKVLPDALLSKDGYVPCHMLAQKFIDTKGIIVNTFMEIEKYAIDALSDGKNPPIYAIGPLINPKSHPNSKLEQTQHDMILRFLDYQETSSVVFLCFGSRGSFSPSQTREIATALQRSGVRFLWAMRSPPNKASDDESALPEGFLEWMEGMGIICEWAPQIEILAHKAICGFVSHCGWNSILESLWFGVPMLTWPIYAEQQLNAFRMVKEFGLALELKLEYRTGSDVVMADEIEEGLKKLMEKDSIVHKKVQEMKDMARNAVLDGGSSFKSIGEFVDSI, from the coding sequence atggaTGACACTGAGCTGAAGAACAAAGCAAAATTGATCTTCATTCCTTCACCAGGAATTGGTCACTTGTCTTCAGCTCTTGAATTTGCAAAACTTCTAATCAACCGTTATAACCACCTTTCCATCACAATCCTCtgcatcaagctcactaccaccTCCGTTTCTGATTCATATATAAAATCAGATTTATCTTCACAATCACAAATCGAACTTATCAACGTCCCTGAAATAGAACCACTTCCACCAGAGCTGCTACTGAAAGCTCCACTATACTATGTCTTGACCTTTTTGCAGAACCTTGCGCCGCACGTCAAAGAAACTGTGCAAAGCATTTTATCATCCTATCCGAATTCTGGGTCGGAACCAGCTGTTGCGTTGGTTGTCGATTTCGTGTTTGCTTCCCTGATTGATGTGGGAAGAGAACTGAGCATCCCTTCTTATTTATACATGCCATCAAATGCAGGATTTCTAAGTCTCATGCTTTCCCTCCGCAATCGTCGAATGGAGGATGTTTTCAATGATTCTGATCCTGATATACTGATTCCAGGTATCTCAAATCTTGTTCCTTTAAAGGTTTTACCTGATGCTCTTTTAAGCAAAGATGGATACGTTCCATGTCACATGCTAGCGCAGAAGTTCATAGACACCAAAGGTATCATTGTTAACACTTTTATGGAGATAGAGAAGTATGCTATTGATGCATTATCTGATGGGAAAAATCCTCCTATATATGCTATTGGTCCTTTGATTAATCCAAAATCTCATCCAAATTCAAAGTTAGAACAAACCCAACATGATATGATATTGAGATTTCTTGATTACCAAGAAActtcttctgttgtttttctGTGTTTTGGGAGTAGGGGAAGCTTTAGTCCATCCCAAACAAGGGAAATAGCTACGGCGCTTCAGCGTAGTGGAGTTAGGTTCTTGTGGGCTATGCGTTCGCCACCAAACAAAGCCAGTGATGATGAGAGTGCCTTGCCAGAAGGGTTCTTAGAATGGATGGAAGGCATGGGAATCATTTGCGAATGGGCGCCACAAATTGAGATTCTTGCACACAAAGCCATTTGTGGCTTCGTGTCGCATTGTGGTTGGAACTCTATTTTGGAGAGCTTGTGGTTTGGGGTACCAATGTTGACATGGCCTATCTATGCAGAACAGCAACTGAATGCTTTTAGGATGGTGAAAGAGTTTGGATTAGCATTGGAGTTAAAACTGGAATATAGAACTGGAAGTGATGTTGTAATGGCAGATGAGATAGAGGAAGGACTGAAAAAATTGATGGAGAAAGATAGTATTGTGCACAAGAAGGTGCAAGAGATGAAAGATATGGCTAGGAATGCTGTCCTTGATGGTGGATCATCTTTCAAATCTATTGGAGAGTTTGTTGATAGTATATGA
- the LOC112764383 gene encoding UDP-glycosyltransferase 71K1 isoform X2 yields the protein MAEDSKMKKRKMAHLMFIPIPGAGHLPSILEFANLLVNRFNNISITVFTSKFPFSPSPPSLTSSHPQIQLIPLPETPEPPSSQQLLLKARELYVLTFIASLIPHVKSAIQTILSSYSSHSDESKPLFALVLDFFCVSMVDVGIELGIPSYIYMTSNAGFLGYMFSILERQIDDFFSYSDPDLLIQGISIPAPSRVLPDASFNSDGGFVGYYKCAQRFRDTKGIIVNTFSELENYAIDALLSDGGRKRNPPIFAVGPLINLKGQQNPNLDQNLHEKIMKWLDLQPDCSVVFLCFGSRGSFGPSQTREIGMALRHTGVRFLWAMRSPPDKVIDEESALPEGFLEWMEGKGMICEWAPQVEVLAHKAIGGFVSHCGWNSILESLWFGVPILTWPIYAEQHLNAFRMVNEFGLAIQLTLDYRFGSNDVVTANEIENGLKQLMDRDNVVHKKVKEMKEMARKALLNGGSSFNSAGELIDNMLGSY from the coding sequence atggcAGAGGACAGCaagatgaagaagaggaagatggcaCATCTTATGTTCATTCCTATTCCTGGTGCTGGCCACTTACCTTCTATCCTCGAATTCGCCAACCTCCTTGTCAACCGTTTCAACAACATTTCCATAACCGTTTTCACTAGTAAATTCCCATTTTCTCCCTCGCCACCTTCACTCACCTCTTCACACCctcaaatccaactcattcctcTCCCTGAAACTCCAGAACCTCCATCATCACAGCAACTCCTACTCAAGGCGCGTGAACTCTACGTCTTGACCTTCATCGCCTCCCTCATACCCCACGTCAAGTCAGCAATCCAAACTATTCTCTCTTCATATTCTTCCCACTCTGATGAATCAAAGCCACTCTTTGCTTTGGTTCTTGATTTCTTCTGTGTTTCAATGGTTGATGTGGGAATTGAACTTGGCATACCTTCTTATATCTACATGACTTCAAATGCTGGGTTCTTAGGGTATATGTTTTCCATTCTTGAACGTCAAATTGATGATTTTTTCAGTTATTCTGATCCTGATTTGTTGATTCAAGGTATTTCAATTCCAGCTCCTTCTAGGGTTTTACCTGATGCCTCTTTTAATAGTGATGGTGGATTTGTTGGGTATTATAAGTGTGCTCAGAGGTTCAGAGACACCAAAGGAATTATTGTTAATACTTTTTCAGAGTTGGAGAATTATGCTATTGATGCATTATTATCAGatggaggaagaaaaagaaatccTCCTATTTTTGCTGTTGGTCCTTTGATTAATCTCAAAGGACAGCAAAACCCGAATTTAGATCAAAATCTCCATGAAAAGATTATGAAATGGCTTGATCTGCAGCCAGATTGTTCTGTTGTGTTTTTGTGTTTTGGGAGTAGAGGAAGCTTTGGTCCATCCCAAACAAGGGAAATAGGGATGGCGCTTCGTCATACCGGAGTTAGGTTCTTGTGGGCTATGCGTTCGCCACCGGACAAAGTTATCGACGAGGAGAGCGCCTTGCCAGAAGGGTTCTTGGAATGGATGGAAGGGAAGGGAATGATTTGCGAGTGGGCGCCACAGGTGGAGGTTCTTGCTCACAAAGCAATTGGTGGGTTTGTTTCACATTGTGGTTGGAACTCTATTTTGGAGAGCTTGTGGTTTGGGGTGCCAATATTGACATGGCCTATTTATGCAGAACAACATCTTAATGCTTTTAGGATGGTTAATGAATTTGGATTAGCAATTCAGCTAACATTGGATTATAGATTTGGTAGTAATGATGTTGTAACGGCAAATGAGATAGAGAATGGGTTGAAACAATTGATGGACAGAGATAATGTTGTGCACAAGAAGGTGAAAGAGATGAAAGAGATGGCTAGGAAGGCTCTCCTCAATGGTGGATCTTCTTTTAATTCTGCTGGAGAACTAATTGATAATATGTTAGGTAGCTACTGA
- the LOC112764383 gene encoding UDP-glycosyltransferase 71K1 isoform X1 has product MAEDSKMKKRKMAHLMFIPIPGAGHLPSILEFANLLVNRFNNISITVFTSKFPFSPSPPSLTSSHPQIQLIPLPETPEPPSSQQLLLKARELYVLTFIASLIPHVKSAIQTILSSYSSHSDESKPLFALVLDFFCVSMVDVGIELGIPSYIYMTSNAGFLGYMFSILERQIDDFFSYSDPDLLIQGISIPAPSRVLPDASFNSDGGFVGYYKCAQRFRDTKGIIVNTFSELENYAIDALLSDGGRKRNPPIFAVGPLINLKGQQNPNLDQNLHEKIMKWLDLQPDCSVVFLCFGSRGSFGPSQTREIGMALRHTGVRFLWAMRSPPDKVIDEESALPEGFLEWMEGKGMICEWAPQVEVLAHKAIGGFVSHCGWNSILESLWFGVPILTWPIYAEQHLNAFRMVNEFGLAIQLTLDYRFGSNDVVTANEIENGLKQLMDRDNVVHKKVKEMKEMARKALLNGGSSFNSAGELIDNMLAYRSPS; this is encoded by the exons atggcAGAGGACAGCaagatgaagaagaggaagatggcaCATCTTATGTTCATTCCTATTCCTGGTGCTGGCCACTTACCTTCTATCCTCGAATTCGCCAACCTCCTTGTCAACCGTTTCAACAACATTTCCATAACCGTTTTCACTAGTAAATTCCCATTTTCTCCCTCGCCACCTTCACTCACCTCTTCACACCctcaaatccaactcattcctcTCCCTGAAACTCCAGAACCTCCATCATCACAGCAACTCCTACTCAAGGCGCGTGAACTCTACGTCTTGACCTTCATCGCCTCCCTCATACCCCACGTCAAGTCAGCAATCCAAACTATTCTCTCTTCATATTCTTCCCACTCTGATGAATCAAAGCCACTCTTTGCTTTGGTTCTTGATTTCTTCTGTGTTTCAATGGTTGATGTGGGAATTGAACTTGGCATACCTTCTTATATCTACATGACTTCAAATGCTGGGTTCTTAGGGTATATGTTTTCCATTCTTGAACGTCAAATTGATGATTTTTTCAGTTATTCTGATCCTGATTTGTTGATTCAAGGTATTTCAATTCCAGCTCCTTCTAGGGTTTTACCTGATGCCTCTTTTAATAGTGATGGTGGATTTGTTGGGTATTATAAGTGTGCTCAGAGGTTCAGAGACACCAAAGGAATTATTGTTAATACTTTTTCAGAGTTGGAGAATTATGCTATTGATGCATTATTATCAGatggaggaagaaaaagaaatccTCCTATTTTTGCTGTTGGTCCTTTGATTAATCTCAAAGGACAGCAAAACCCGAATTTAGATCAAAATCTCCATGAAAAGATTATGAAATGGCTTGATCTGCAGCCAGATTGTTCTGTTGTGTTTTTGTGTTTTGGGAGTAGAGGAAGCTTTGGTCCATCCCAAACAAGGGAAATAGGGATGGCGCTTCGTCATACCGGAGTTAGGTTCTTGTGGGCTATGCGTTCGCCACCGGACAAAGTTATCGACGAGGAGAGCGCCTTGCCAGAAGGGTTCTTGGAATGGATGGAAGGGAAGGGAATGATTTGCGAGTGGGCGCCACAGGTGGAGGTTCTTGCTCACAAAGCAATTGGTGGGTTTGTTTCACATTGTGGTTGGAACTCTATTTTGGAGAGCTTGTGGTTTGGGGTGCCAATATTGACATGGCCTATTTATGCAGAACAACATCTTAATGCTTTTAGGATGGTTAATGAATTTGGATTAGCAATTCAGCTAACATTGGATTATAGATTTGGTAGTAATGATGTTGTAACGGCAAATGAGATAGAGAATGGGTTGAAACAATTGATGGACAGAGATAATGTTGTGCACAAGAAGGTGAAAGAGATGAAAGAGATGGCTAGGAAGGCTCTCCTCAATGGTGGATCTTCTTTTAATTCTGCTGGAGAACTAATTGATAATATGTTAG CTTACAGAAGTCCTAGTTGA
- the LOC112764205 gene encoding UDP-glycosyltransferase 71K1, translating into MIIKAKVKHKQKKSSPTTQRIEIMETNRAELIFIPTPGFGHLVSALELAKILINYDNDLSITILYIKFPFAPSADSHIKSVVSSWPQIKLIDVPEVELPPQEVLMKSVEHYILVFMESLKPHVKNTIQKMSSYDDSDSNPVIGLVLDYFCLPMVDVAKELGVPSYMFMTSNVGFTALNVALLERKIDDPFTDSDTDLLIPGISSPVPSNVLPSAAFNRDGYAAYYKLAQKFKDTKGIIVNSFYEVEKHAIDALSDVKTTPIYAVGPLIDIKGHPNPKLDQMQHDKILKWLDEQPDSSVVFLCFGSMGSFGPSQTREIATALQHSGIRFLWAMRLPPNSDNTDRTLPEGFLEWMEGRGMICGWAPQVEVLAHKAIGGFVSHCGWNSILESLWFGVPTLTWPIYAEQQLNAFRMVKEFGLAVELRLDYRTGSVVMADEIENGLKKLMDRDNVVHKKVQEMKNMARKAVLKGGSSFTSLGELINNMKGSM; encoded by the coding sequence ATGATTATAAAAGCTAAGGTGAAACATAAGCAGAAGAAATCATCTCCCACCACACAGAGAATTGAGATCATGGAGACCAATAGAGCAGAGTTGATCTTCATTCCCACTCCAGGATTTGGCCATTTAGTTTCAGCTCTTGAACTTGCAAAGATCTTAATCAACTATGACAATGACCTCTCTATCACAATCCTCTACATCAAGTTCCCATTCGCTCCCTCTGCAGATTCACACATCAAATCCGTTGTATCCTCATGGCCTCAGATCAAACTCATTGATGTCCCCGAAGTAGAGCTGCCACCGCAGGAGGTTCTAATGAAATCCGTAGAACACTACATCTTAGTCTTCATGGAGAGCCTCAAACCCCATGTGAAGAACACTATACAAAAGATGTCATCTTATGATGACTCTGATTCAAACCCTGTTATTGGGTTGGTCTTGGATTACTTCTGTTTGCCCATGGTTGATGTGGCAAAAGAACTTGGTGTCCCTTCTTACATGTTCATGACATCAAATGTTGGGTTTACTGCTCTCAATGTTGCTCTCCTCGAACGCAAAATCGATGATCCGTTCACCGATTCTGATACTGATTTGTTGATTCCAGGTATATCTAGTCCAGTTCCTTCAAATGTTTTACCTAGTGCTGCATTTAATAGAGATGGATATGCTGCATATTATAAGCTTGCTCAGAAGTTCAAAGACACCAAAGGGATCATTGTTAATTCTTTTTATGAGGTAGAGAAGCATGCTATTGACGCGCTGTCTGATGTAAAAACAACTCCTATCTATGCTGTTGGTCCTTTGATTGATATCAAAGGTCATCCGAATCCGAAGTTAGACCAAATGCAGCATGACAAGATATTGAAATGGCTTGATGAGCAGCCAGattcttctgttgtgtttctATGTTTTGGGAGCATGGGAAGCTTTGGTCCCTCTCAAACAAGAGAAATAGCAACGGCGCTTCAGCACAGTGGAATTAGGTTCTTGTGGGCTATGCGCTTGCCACCAAACTCGGACAATACAGATAGAACCTTACCAGAAGGGTTTCTGGAATGGATGGAAGGCAGAGGAATGATATGTGGTTGGGCACCACAGGtggaggttcttgctcataaggCCATTGGTGGCTTTGTGTCGCATTGCGGGTGGAACTCTATTTTGGAGAGCTTGTGGTTTGGGGTGCCGACATTGACATGGCCTATCTATGCGGAACAACAGTTGAATGCTTTTCGGATGGTTAAAGAATTTGGGTTAGCAGTGGAGCTGAGACTGGATTATAGGACTGGTAGTGTTGTAATGGCAGATGAGATAGAAAATGGGTTGAAAAAATTGATGGACAGAGATAATGTGGTGCATAAGAAGGTGCAAGAGATGAAAAATATGGCTAGAAAAGCTGTCCTGAAAGGTGGGTCTTCTTTCACATCTCTGGGAGAACTTATTAATAATATGAAAGGCAGCATGTAA
- the LOC112764206 gene encoding uncharacterized protein has translation MNPLTLVKRIQSINSKEASLGIGEDASWHAKYKESAYVFVGGIPFDLTEGDLLAVFAQYGEVVDVNLVRNKGTGKSKGFAFLAYEDQRSTNLAVDNLNGAQILGRIIRVDHVDKYKKKEEEDEETERQKREARGVCRAFQRGECTRGASCKFSHDEQRAANTGWGQREDDTPKWGHDKFQGPKKERQSGNNQLNRIPESRDRDSRPRAHDNEKGSDTQPKRSERREEMWRRHDDDQGRENNSRRDEKRSKRHEDEDKLEGRDYNSRRDEKRSRRHEDDESEHRSREDRFRREGKRSRRSGFDDMESEPRDHCRREDQRSTRPDDVEFDHKSRDSNAREDNRSRKQDDNEFPGQPRESRKYNDDDFAGNREERRSRKHNEEDYAPQSREDYDRKRENRSYRNDSDRSDPKGRNDFDRRDEKRSRR, from the exons ATGAATCCGCTAACCCTAGTGAAGcgcattcagagcatcaactcCAAAGAAGCCTCTCTCGGAATCGGCGAAGATGCTTCCTGGCACGCCAAATACAAAGAATCCGCTTACGTCTTCGTCGGCGGCATCCCCTTCGACCTCACCGAGGGCGACCTACTCGCCGTTTTTGCTCA GTATGGGGAAGTTGTGGATGTTAATCTCGTTAGGAATAAAGGTACCGGAAAATCCAAGGGTTTTGCCTTCCTTGCTTATGAAGATCAAAGGAGCACTAATCTTGCTGTTG ATAATCTGAATGGAGCGCAGATTTTGGGTAGAATTATTAGGGTGGATCATGTTGATAAGTataagaaaaaggaagaggaagatgaagagacCGAGCGCCAGAAGAGGGAGGCCCGAGGTGTCTGTAGAGCTTTCCAAAGAGGGGAATGTACTCGCGGCGCTTCGTGCAAATTTTCTCATGATGAGCAA AGAGCTGCAAACACTGGTTGGGGTCAACGTGAGGATGACACCCCAAAATGGGGTCATGAcaaattccagggtcccaaaaaGGAGAGACAATCTGGCAACAACCAATTAAATCGTATTCCTGAAAGTAGAGATAGAGATTCACGCCCGAGAGCCCATGACAATGAGAAAGGGTCAGACACCCAACCCAAGAGAAGTGAAAGAAGAGAGGAGATGTGGAGGCGGCATGATGATGATCAGGGGAGAGAAAATAACAGTAGAAGGGATGAAAAGAGATCTAAAAGGCATGAAGATGAGGATAAACTTGAAGGAAGAGATTATAACAGTAGAAGAGATGAAAAAAGATCAAGAAGGCATGAAGATGATGAGTCTGAACATAGGTCAAGAGAAGATCGATTTAGGAGAGAGGGGAAAAGATCTAGAAGGAGTGGTTTTGATGATATGGAATCTGAACCTAGAGATCATTGTAGAAGGGAAGACCAGAGGTCGACAAGACCAGATGATGTTGAGTTTGATCACAAGTCTAGGGATTCTAATGCAAGGGAGGATAACAGATCCAGGAAGCAAGATGACAATGAGTTTCCAGGTCAGCCAAGAGAATCAAGAAAGTACAATGATGATGATTTTGCTGGTAACAGGGAAGAAAGGAGATCAAGAAAGCACAATGAAGAAGATTATGCACCACAGTCAAGAGAAGACTATGACAGGAAGCGAGAAAACAGATCGTATAGAAACGATTCTGATCGATCGGACCCAAAAGGAAGAAATGATTTTGATAGGAGAGATGAGAAGAGGTCAAGAAGGTAA